In one Oryza glaberrima chromosome 2, OglaRS2, whole genome shotgun sequence genomic region, the following are encoded:
- the LOC127762171 gene encoding glucomannan 4-beta-mannosyltransferase 1 produces the protein MEVNGGGAAGLPEAWSQVRAPVIVPLLRLAVAVCLTMSVLLFLERMYMAVVISGVKILRRRPDRRYRCDPIPDDDPELGTSAFPVVLIQIPMFNEREVYQLSIGAVCGLSWPSDRLVVQVLDDSTDPVIKDMVRIECERWAHKGVNITYQIRENRKGYKAGALKEGMKHGYVRECEYVAIFDADFQPDPDFLRRTIPFLVHNSDIALVQARWRFVNADECLMTRMQEMSLDYHFTVEQEVSSSVCAFFGFNGTAGVWRVSAVNEAGGWKDRTTVEDMDLAIRASLKGWKFVYLGDVQVKSELPSTFKAFRFQQHRWSCGPANLFRKMLMEIVRNKKVTIWKKIHVIYNFFLIRKIIAHIVTFTFYCLIIPATIFVPEVRIPKWGCVYIPTIITLLNSVGTPRSFHLLFFWILFENVMSLHRTKATLIGLLEAGRANEWVVTEKLGNALKMKSSSKSSAKKSFMRVWDRLNVTELGVAAFLFSCGWYDLAFGKDHFFIYLFFQGAAFFIVGIGYVGTIVPQS, from the exons atgGAGGTgaacggcggcggggcggcggggctGCCGGAGGCGTGGTCGCAGGTGAGGGCGCCGGTGATCGTGCCGCTGCTGaggctggcggtggcggtgtgCCTGACCATGTCGGTGCTGCTGTTCCTGGAGAGGATGTACATGGCGGTGGTCATCTCCGGCGTCAAgatcctgcgccgccgccccgaccgccGCTACCGCTGCGACCCCATCCCCGACGACGACCCCGAGCTCGGCACCTCCGCCTTCCCCGTCGTCCTCATCCAGATCCCCATGTTCAACGAGCGCGAG GTGTACCAGCTGTCGATCGGGGCGGTGTGCGGGCTATCGTGGCCGTCGGATCGGCTGGTGGTGCAGGTGCTCGACGACTCCACTGACCCCGTCATCAAG gACATGGTGAGGATAGAGTGTGAGAGGTGGGCCCACAAGGGGGTGAACATAACGTACCAGATCCGGGAGAACcgcaaggggtacaaggctggTGCACTCAAGGAGGGGATGAAGCATGGCTACGTCCGCGAATGCGAGTACGTGGCCATCTTCGACGCCGACTTCCAGCCCGACCCCGATTTCCTCCGCCGCACCATCCCCTTCCTCGTCCACAACTCCGACATCGCCCTCGTCCAGGCCCGCTGGCGTTTCG TGAATGCAGATGAGTGCTTGATGACAAGGATGCAGGAGATGTCCTTGGATTACCACTTCACAGTGGAGCAGGAAGTGAGCTCCTCTGTCTGCGCATTCTTCGGCTTCAATG GAACTGCTGGTGTGTGGCGCGTTTCCGCGGTAAACGAGGCGGGAGGATGGAAGGACCGGACCACAGTGGAGGACATGGATCTGGCAATCAGGGCGAGTCTTAAGGGATGGAAGTTTGTCTACCTTGGAGATGTTCAG GTCAAAAGTGAGCTGCCAAGTACTTTCAAAGCCTTTCGGTTTCAGCAGCACAGGTGGTCATGTGGGCCGGCAAACCTGTTCAGGAAGATGCTGATGGAGATTGTGAGAAATAAG AAAGTGACAATCTGGAAGAAGATTCATGTCATCTACAACTTCTTTTTGATCCGCAAAATCATCGCGCACATCGTGACCTTTACGTTCTACTGCTTGATTATCCCGGCAACTATCTTTGTCCCTGAGGTCAGGATACCAAAGTGGGGCTGTGTGTACATTCCCACAATCATCACCCTTCTCAATTCCGTTGGAACTCCCAG GTCTTTTCACTTGCTTTTCTTCTGGATCCTCTTTGAGAATGTCATGTCACTGCATAGAACCAAGGCCACTCTCATCGGCCTGTTAGAAGCCGGTAGGGCGAACGAATGGGTCGTCACCGAGAAGCTCGGCAACGCTCTGAAGATGAAATCATCAAGCAAATCATCAGCCAAGAAATCGTTCATGAGGGTATGGGACAG GCTAAACGTCACGGAGCTCGGCGTGGCGGCATTCCTCTTCTCCTGTGGATGGTATGATCTTGCATTCGGGAAGGACCATTTCTTCATCTACCTCTTCTTCCAAGGCGCGGCGTTCTTCATCGTCGGTATCGGATACGTTGGCACAATTGTTCCTCAATCATAA
- the LOC127761617 gene encoding peroxiredoxin-2E-2, chloroplastic, with the protein MAAPTAAALSTLSAASVTSGKRFITSSFSLSFSSRRLATGVRAAGARAARRSAASASTVVATIAVGDKLPDATLSYFDPADGELKTVTVAELTAGRKAVLFAVPGAFTPTCSQKHLPGFIEKAGELHAKGVDAIACVSVNDAFVMRAWKESLGLGDADVLLLSDGNLELTRALGVEMDLSDKPMGLGVRSRRYALLADDGVVKVLNLEEGGAFTTSSAEEMLKAL; encoded by the coding sequence atGGCCGCTCCCACCGCAGCAGCTCTCTccaccctctccgccgccagcgTCACCTCCGGCAAGCGCTtcatcacctcctccttctccctctccttctcctcccgccgcctcgcaaCAGGCGTCCGCGCCGCGGGGGCGAGAGCGgcgcggaggtcggcggcgtcggcgtccaccGTGGTGGCGACCATCGCCGTCGGAGACAAGCTCCCCGACGCGACGCTGTCCTACTTCGACCCGGCGGACGGCGAGCTGAAGACGGTGACGGTGGCGGAGCTGACGGCGGGCAGGAAGGCGGTGCTGTTCGCGGTGCCCGGCGCGTTCACGCCGACGTGCTCGCAGAAGCACCTCCCGGGGTTCATCGAGAAGGCCGGGGAGCTCCACGCCAAGGGGGTGGACGCCATCGCCTGCGTGTCGGTGAACGACGCGTTCGTGATGCGCGCGTGGAAGGAGAGCCTGGGCCTCGGCGACGCCGACGTGCTCCTCCTCTCCGACGGCAACCTGGAGCTCACGCGCGCGCTCGGCGTCGAGATGGACCTCTCCGACAAGCCCATGGGGCTCGGCGTCAGGTCGCGCCGCTAcgcgctcctcgccgacgacggcgtcgtcaAGGTGCTCAACctcgaggagggcggcgccttCACCACCAGCAGCGCCGAGGAGATGCTCAAGGCGCTCTGA
- the LOC127761485 gene encoding protein LYK5, which translates to MAETPRRIRRGGAGLSLVVVALLLAVAARAQQEYEANQQNACYATNASSTLGYTCNATSASAAAAAPCDAYLVFRSSPPLYASAVSISYLLNVAAAAVADSNAVDPVAPVAADRLVLAPVPCGCSPGGYYQHNASHTIRDTGVETYFIIANLTYQGLSTCQALIAQNPLHDSRGLVAGDNLTVPLRCACPSPPQAAAGVKHMVTYLVTWGDTVSAIAARFRVDAQDVLDANTLTESSIIYPFTTLLVPLKNAPTPDMLAPPAQAPPPPAPAPPRAQPPPGGSGSGKGVAVGVGVGCGVLALAGVFGLLFFCLRRRRGVGEESVRPGKVVGNVSSSAEYGALASGKQTTTATSMSSLSAARSLMASEVRDALESLTVYKYAELEKATAGFSEERRVPGTAVYRGVFNGDAAAVKRVSGDVSGEVGILKRVNHCSLIRLSGLCVHRGDTYLVFEYAENGALSDWLHGGDAATGVLGWRQRVQVAFDVADGLNYLHHYTNPPCVHKNIKSSNILLDADLHGKMSSFGLARALPAGDGAAAAAAQLTRHVVGTQGYLSPEYLEHGLITPKLDVFAFGVVLLELLSGKEAASSGDGENGEALLLWESAAEALVDGGGEDAGSNVRAFMDPRLGGDYPLDLAMAVASLAARCVARQPAARPAMDEVFVSLAAVYGSTVDWNPSDHGNSGSSLIGR; encoded by the coding sequence ATGGCGGAGACTCCACGCCGaatccgccgcggcggcgccgggctctcgctcgtcgtcgtcgccctcctcctcgccgtcgcggcgagGGCGCAGCAGGAGTACGAGGCGAACCAGCAGAACGCCTGCTACGCCACCAACGCGAGCTCCACCCTCGGCTACACCTGCaacgccacctccgcctccgccgccgccgcggcgccctgCGACGCGTACCTGGTGTTCCGCTCCTCCCCGCCCCTCTACGCCTCCGCCGTCTCCATCTCCTACCTCCtcaacgtcgccgccgccgccgtcgccgactccaacgccgtcgacccggtcgcccccgtcgccgccgaccgcctcgtGCTCGCGCCCGTGCCGTGCGGCTGCTCCCCGGGCGGCTACTACCAGCACAACGCCTCCCACACCATCCGCGACACCGGCGTCGAGACCTACTTCATCATCGCCAACCTCACCTACCAGGGCCTCTCGACGTGCCAGGCTCTCATCGCGCAGAATCCCCTCCACGACAGccgcggcctcgtcgccggcgacaacCTCACCGTCCCGCTCCGCTGCGcctgcccctcgccgccgcaggCCGCCGCGGGCGTCAAGCACATGGTCACCTACCTCGTCACCTGGGGCGACACCgtctccgccatcgccgcgcggTTCCGCGTCGACGCGCAGGATGTGCTCGACGCCAACACGCTCACCGAGAGCTCCATCATATACCCCTTCACCACGCTGCTGGTCCCGCTCAAGAACGCGCCCACGCCGGACATGCTCGCGCCGCCGGcccaggcgccgccgccccccgcgcccgcgccgccgcgggcgcagccgccgcctggTGGGTCGGGCAGCGGGAAGGGAGTCGCCGTTGGGGTAGGCGTCGGTTGCGGCGTTCTTGCGTTGGCGGGTGTCTTTGGCTTGCTGTTCTTCTgtctccggcggcgacgcggcgttgGGGAAGAAAGTGTTCGTCCGGGGAAGGTGGTCGGCAACGTGTCCTCTTCGGCGGAGTACGGCGCCCTGGCATCGGGGAAGCAGACGACGACGGCAACCTCGATGTCGTCGCTGTCCGCGGCGAGGTCGCTGATGGCGAGCGAAGTGCGCGACGCGTTGGAGTCGCTGACGGTGTACAAGTACGCGGAGCTGGAGAAGGCCACGGCGGGGTTCTCGGAGGAGCGGAGGGTGCCCGGCACCGCCGTGTACCGCGGCGTGTTcaacggcgacgcggcggcggtgaagcgtGTTTCCGGCGACGTGAGCGGCGAGGTCGGCATCCTGAAGCGCGTGAACCACTGCAGCCTGATCCGCCTCTCCGGCCTCTGCGTCCACCGCGGCGACACCTACCTCGTCTTCGAGTACGCCGAGAACGGCGCGCTCAGCGACTggctccacggcggcgacgccgccaccggcgtcCTGGGGTGGAGGCAGCGGGTGCAGGTGGCGTTCGACGTCGCCGACGGGCTCAACTACCTCCACCACTACACCAACCCGCCATGCGTGCACAAGAACATCAAGAGCagcaacatcctcctcgacgccgaccTCCACGGCAAGATGTCCAGCTTCGGGCTAGCCCGCGCGCTCCccgcgggcgacggcgccgccgccgccgccgcgcagctgACGCGCCACGTCGTGGGCACCCAGGGCTACCTCTCCCCGGAGTACCTCGAGCACGGCCTCATCACTCCCAAGCTCGACGTGTTCGCcttcggcgtcgtcctcctcgagctcctctCCGGCAAGGAGGCGGCGTCCTCTGGCGACGGCGAGAACGGCGAGGCGCTGCTGCTGTGGGAgtccgcggcggaggcgctcgtcgacggcggcggcgaggacgcggggAGCAACGTGCGCGCGTTCATGGACCCGCGGCTTGGCGGCGACTACCCGCTCGACCTGGCCATGGCCGTGGCGTCGCTGGCGGCGCGGTGCGTGGCGAGGCAGCCCGCCGCGCGGCCGGCCATGGACGAGGTGTTCGTCTCGCTCGCGGCGGTGTACGGCTCCACGGTGGACTGGAACCCCTCGGATCACGGCAACTCCGGGTCGTCGCTGATTGGGAGGTAG
- the LOC127764411 gene encoding uncharacterized protein LOC127764411 — protein MGSKLSCIYRPESDIVVESEAPAPPPAAARVIAADGSLRELPASPCVAVVSDVLGGGDDAASFFVCNSDALYFDDRPPALSPGEPLRPGELYFVLPRAMLGRPLSSADMGRLAVRASLALVGERPQRRRRHRRGGGKKQKKKVHVMPAQAQSRDDGDGDVDGVFNEKLNEQTLGVFAVFLSPVRGAAPAAAAAAARSPLKRALSLVEEEA, from the coding sequence ATGGGATCGAAGCTTTCGTGCATCTACCGGCCGGAGAGTGACATCGTCGTCGAGTCGGaagctccggcgccgccgccggcggcggcgagggtgatcGCGGCCGACGGCTCGCTGAGGGAGCTGCCGGCCTCTCCCTGCGTCGCGGTGGTCTCCgacgtgctcggcggcggcgacgacgcggcgtcCTTCTTCGTGTGCAACTCCGACGCGCTCTACTTCGACGACCGCCCGCCGGCGCTGTCCCCCGGCGAGCCGCTCCGGCCGGGGGAGCTCTACTTCGTGCTGCCCAGGGCGATGCTCGGCCGGCCGCTGTCCAGCGCCGACATGGGCAGGCTCGCCGTCCGCGCGAGCCTGGCGCTCGTCGGCGAGAggccacagcggcggcggcgacaccggcgcggcggcggcaagaagcagaagaagaaggtgCACGTCATGCCGGCGCAAGCGCAAAGcagagacgacggcgacggcgacgtcgacggcgtgTTCAACGAGAAGCTGAACGAGCAGACGCTCGGCGTGTTCGCCGTGTTCCTGAGTCCGGTGAgaggcgccgcgccggcggcggcggcggcggcggcgaggtctccGCTGAAGAGGGCGTTGAGCTTAGTAGAAGAGGAGGCATAG